One window of Trifolium pratense cultivar HEN17-A07 linkage group LG5, ARS_RC_1.1, whole genome shotgun sequence genomic DNA carries:
- the LOC123884892 gene encoding F-box/kelch-repeat protein At3g27150-like: protein MSYSVSRKRSLPMCSFIGSSSSNENLRIPKLSLSSDKNGSSLGQEPQDADYVLPCLSDEIETMILSRFPISKHWKLCCLNNKYLNLMKSGEIYKIRRMIGLKESLVFMLASGERNWCLFDGGFKSCKKLPIIPSDYKFEFGVKDSFSAGTHLFVSGMEMDGAVIWRYELTTNEWFKDPSMIIPRCRFATASCDTFAYVAGGLETENCIQVLNSAEKYNSENQTWEKLPNMNQTRKSCSGCYLDNKFYVIGGQDEKDKDLTCGEFFDEMTNKWYLIPNMLKDIVLSSSRSPLIAVVNNELYTLDASSNEVKVYVKGTNSWKKLGFVPVRADKLQGGWGVAFKSLGNELIVIGTTSNSCYTCLPHPDLEVLEWKQIVCGSGNHNPFIHNCAVMLA from the exons atgaGTTATAGTGTATCTAGAAAAAGATCATTACCTATGTGTAGTTTCATTGGTTCCTCTTCCTCCAATGAAAATTTGAGAATTCCAAAATTGTCACTTTCAAGTGACAAAAATGGTTCCTCCTTAGGTCAAGAGCCTCAGGATGCAGATTATGTTCTACCATGTCTCAGTGATGAGATAGAGACAATGATATTGTCAAGGTTTCCAATATCAAAACATTGGAAATTATGTTGCTTAAACAACAAGTATTTGAATTTAATGAAGAGTGGTGAAATTTATAAGATAAGGAGAATGATAGGGTTGAAAGAATCATTAGTTTTTATGTTAGCAAGTGGTGAAAGGAATTGGTGTTTGTTTGATGGTGGATTCAAGTCATGCAAGAAACTTCCTATTATTCCATCTGATtacaaatttgaatttggtGTTAAAGACTCCTTTTCAGCTGGCACACATTTGTTTGTTTCAG GTATGGAGATGGATGGAGCAGTTATTTGGAGGTATGAGCTAACAACAAATGAATGGTTTAAAGATCCATCAATGATAATACCAAGGTGTCGTTTTGCAACAGCTTCTTGTGACACTTTTGCTTATGTTGCTGGTGGACTTGAAACTGAAAACTGTATTCAAGTTCTAAATTCAGCTGAAAAATACAATTCAGAAAACCAAACATGGGAAAAACTTCCAAACATGAACCAAACGAGAAAATCTTGTTCAGGTTGTTACTTGGACAACAAGTTTTATGTGATTGGAGGACAAGATGAGAAAGACAAGGATCTAACATGTGGCGAATTCTTCGATGAAATGACCAACAAATGGTATTTGATTCCAAACATGTTGAAAGATATTGTTCTTTCGAGTTCGAGATCGCCTCTTATAGCTGTTGTTAACAATGAATTGTACACACTTGATGCTTCATCAAATGAGGTTAAGGTTTATGTGAAAGGTACGAATTCGTGgaagaaattagggtttgttCCTGTTCGAGCCGATAAATTACAAGGTGGTTGGGGTGTAGCTTTCAAATCTTTGGGAAATGAATTGATTGTTATTGGTACTACTTCTAACTCTTGTTATACTTGTTTGCCTCATCCTGATTTGGAGGTTTTGGAATGGAAGCAAATTGTGTGTGGTAGTGGAAATCATAATCCTTTTATTCACAATTGTGCTGTGATGTTAGCTTGA